The sequence TTCAAAGCCACCCTTGAATGTTACCGGCTTCTCAAGCTCAAGAGACAGCCAAGATAGCCACACGAATCCACGAGTCGATTCCTTTTCTTATCGCAACACTAGCGAAAACTTCGTGTTCAAAGTTCCGGGGCCGGTTCAAGATCCCACCACTTCATTCAGCTTCTGCCAAGAAATCCCAAAAGATGGCGAGATCAGTGTGTTTGGTGCCGACAGGTACTTCAACATGAAGCTGGAGCATCAAGCCGGATCACCGAAACTCGATTTTAAGAACAAAATGATGACAGATATCCCCTTCTTAGGACCAAATGCCAGGCTAAGAACCCCGAGTTTGTGCTCTGAGGCAAGCAGCTGGAATAGCAAAGGTGCATTATTCCAAAGCCTGCCAAGAGTTGAAGCTAAACAGAAAAAGACCTTGGGACGACGAATTTTCGCCCGATTCGGCTGTCCGGGGCCCTGTTTCCACAGGAAAGATGTTTTCATTAACCAAATGGTAGCAGATGGAGCAGCATACTATGGCTCAAAGCCTACACGAACCGGATCCGAACGAGTCGATACTCTCGCCTTCATCCCACCACCACCCAATCTTGTGACACAAGATACTTCAGCAGCCAAGAAACAGCTCCAGATCCTAGAAGAATCTAGACGCTCCATCGAAGTGTTCGGATCGGGATCAGCGGCGTCGTTAAAAGGAGATGTAGCCACACACATGGAGAGGAAACTTTCCATGTTAACCTGGGATGCAATCCCAAAAGGGGCAGCAGGCCAAAATCACCGATCAGCTTCCAGTACTGTAATTGGACACAGCACATTTTGTGATGATATGGCTAGTGATGCGAGTTCGGATTTATTCGAAATCGAAAACATATCAGGATCCATATATCTTCCCCAAACAACTGATCATGATCAAATGTCTAGTTGCATGAGTCCGATTTCGCATTATGCCCCGAGCGAGGCCAGCATACAGTGGAGTGTGGTCACCGCAAGTGCAGCGGATTTCTCTTCAGTACTTTCGTTTAACGACGAAAGATGTGTCGATGTTGTGGAAGATGTGCTTGCCAAGAACATTGCTAGTAGTACTGGAAGCTCGAAAACCAGAGGCTGTGAGCCGAAAACACGGTCCGGAGGCGGCGGGATCTTGAGATGCAAGAACTACAAAGCAGTGGAAGTTGCAGAGGATGCATGCCTGCAGGTACCCATTAATCAAGATTTTCATTCGGGGAGACGGGAAAGATTTTACAAGGAATTGCATGTATGAAGCTGATCTAGTTGCATTGCAAGAACAATTATTCgggtttcttttatcttttttattcgttccaattaattatatatccgtgccaaaatcaatatttgcgatCTGTTAAAACAATCCCTCAACTTCTGAATCGCAGATCTTATTTGCGATACATCGGGAGTGTTACTCTCGATATAGCAGCACAGACGAAGCCGTTTTTATAAATGACAAATAAACAAAATGGATCACGATGATTTTAGGTACAAGTGCTGAAAATGTTGGGAACAAGTGCTgaaacatacaatatatatatatataatgtatgtTGTGTTTTATAGAGAAGTAATTAAGAGACTTTCGTCTTAGTGTAAATCAAGGGAACGTCAAGTGCTGAAAATGTTGGGAATTATATGTTAAATAGTAATCCTAGCTAGATGTTGTAATTATTGTAATaaattgttatattattatatataaatctaGGATTTTGTTTTACTTAAGAAGGTGGATCTTGTCCTTTCATATAGtaaaaagaaattattttttttaatattaatgttttgtCAATAAAAGGAACAACATGATAAAGCTAAAAAGTGTAGAAGTAGAAACGCTAGCTGATATAAATGTTTCATGTCATCAAAAGGAACAACAtgctaaggtagtgtttgaaagaGTTTCTAGAAAGAACTTCTCggctttttcttaacaaaattttaaaatttgcgaaattttattaagaaaaaaatgaaaaattgtCTCTCAAACAGTACCTAAATGCTTAAAATTAAAAGCCTTCACATTTTGTGCGAGAAAAAATCGACATATATTATCGTCATATTTCAGTCTTATTATAGTCTCATATGTAATAGTTAGTGTATACATAAATgtcatattaaaaaaaatacaaaaactcCAAGAAAAGATAGTAATAATGAATTTATAAGActgaaatttaataatataacgAGAAAAGAAAATTTCCTTTTTCTTTCCATTTGAGATTAAATAACTTTTTTATTCTTTACATTATGATATttctattatatatttatttaggggAATATGCACATGTAATAATTCTATAaagcaatttttttttccttctgaGAGTGTTCTATAAAGCATCTATTTGCACACAATGTATGTTGGTTTTGGCGAAGACACCATTGCTCAAAAAGCAGCAATTATTCCTTGTTTTAGTGTTGCCATGCATGCACCAAAATTAACAAAGGTCCCACCACATATAATCTTTCTTCAAAGTATTCACGTCACATGCAAGAATAAagggtaatgctacatgtacacagaagattacacgttgggttacacaatgcatttgaaattacatgattatcctatatgcatttttgaaagattttttccaaataaagtgctgggataatcatgtaatttcaagtgcattGTGTAACCCAACGTATAACACTCCGTGTACATATAGCATTACCCAAGAATAAATATCAACAATTGGATGCGTCATCTTAAGAATAGCATCGAAACACCAATATAGTTCACCTATTCGATGCTATATACATACTTAGCATGCACGACGATAAATATtcgaataaattatattttgtaagatttttttcaaaaaatgtaTTGGTGTAAGATTTTTGCTAAACAGATTCTATATATGGAATTGTTGAGGGCAATGGTGCACCACGCGTTCGACATATGAGGTGCATAAACTTAGCCTTCAATATAACTTTCCATTACCATGTGTTGACAATGACTCTGCGGATTTATCTTCTGTATCTCTGTTCGtataattacaaaaaaaaaaaatatggtttTACAGATCAATTTTATGAAACAAGTCTTTTGTATTGgtccatgaaaaatattattttaattttattgtaaatatgattcagattgacccgtctcacatGTATAGATAATTGAGATCACCgtctttttttttcaatatttagaagaaaaatttatgttgatCAGAAGATTATTGTGAAGCTATTATGAAAAATGTCGGTTGAGACGAGTATAATGAGCTGATCAGCGAAACATTGCTAGCTAAGCGCGTTGTATTCTCgtttaaaagcaaaaatatcTTGACAGGTTTAAAATTGAAAAGCTATTATAATTCATTGAAGACAAAAATTATTAATGAAGAAAATGATAGATAGGTGTTggaaattaatataattagtGTTATTTGGGAAATATCGTTAAGTAGATAAAGCCTAGAGGCGTTGAGTAGTATCATTAATGAAATCATGAGGTCCCGGAGTGGAATGTTTCTTTAAAGGGCCAAATGTGGGTCGAACATCAGTATCACATTGTAATGTGTTGCTTAGAGAAATAAATAAAACCTCCCAATTATTTATGGACCACTCGGATTTTTTTACGATCCGATGCACCGTTTGATTTGAAGGATGAGACATTACCGATTACATCTTTTTTCAACCGACATTTTGGCTCAAGTTCTATGAAATATTTGAGTTATAAATCATTATgttatctatatatattattgtatcATCCATATATCACATCCTTTGTCATTCTATCTCATGAGCCAAACGATGTCTATGTTTGAAAAAATGTTTTTGCATTTTACTTCTttgtataatttttaataattcgtGTAAACAAAACTTGTTTGAGTAATGTATAACATAATTTAGAACACCAAACGAAACAGACGATTTCGTCTCCTTTTCTTGGGCcttgtttgtattttttttattattttccttCGTTCTTTTGATGAACACAAATATGTGACATGAAAATGTAATGTACTGAGCTTGGCCCAAAGATAAGTATTTTATGGCCCATTATTTCAAGTTTTTTGGGTCAAATTCTTCAACTGGGTTAGCCGTCCACTCGTCCTAGGATCattgatttttcttttcttttctttttaaaacCTTGGATTATTGATTTATAATTGTAACACATATTCTTTATTGTATTCTGAGTCGTCTCGAGCGACGAGTTTTGTTATATTGGATCTTGaacacaaaattttattttaaattcgaAATTTTAATATCAGATGAGTTATAAATTATCAACAACTCTAATAAAATTTCAGTCTCAGATGGTCAGTTGATGACAGTCATTttgaaaatattcttaaaagATTTTGTAAACATTTGGACTAAAACTATTATATATTATTCGTATTAATAAGTCGATTGTTTGTATCACACATTTAGATAATTATGGAAAAAACAACAATTATTTTGATAATAACCtacttaaaattatataattcatTTGACTTGAATTAGGTGATTTAGCTGAGGTCGCACTTTGGACTATTATGGTTGCATAATTTATCTTACTATCTGATGATACACCAACTTCTTAAAATAATTTGTCGTTCTCTCTAATATTGTAATTTACTCACTCTACACGCAAATAGTActgttacaaaattttaaatgtgattaattatttttatgatatttttttaatttcttgatgaaatgttttaatttttagtcatgattaaaacaattttttttttatatttttacaaaaaaaaaatatacgtAATGAAaaagaaatattaatatattaaattttggaTGCGAAAATACGAGTGTCGTGATTAGATTACATATTATTTCATATATTTTATGTAACTtttattaaatgatttttatcaatttatttgAAAGGAATAACagtatttattttaaaggttGAATTTAATAGAAGATAATAGGATTAGTCTAGATCGTAAAGGGATTTGTTTTGTAGTAATATTTTGATCATggcaaaaatataaataattatctgAGAAGTAATTTGtcgtaaaatattaattattttcatttttgaatgttttttttttaaatacaattTGTGTTTTCCGCTCTAGATAAAAAATCTAGCATCATTATATTTGATGTAGTAAAAAATTACTTGTACTT comes from Henckelia pumila isolate YLH828 chromosome 4, ASM3356847v2, whole genome shotgun sequence and encodes:
- the LOC140867124 gene encoding protein PHYTOCHROME KINASE SUBSTRATE 3-like isoform X2 — encoded protein: METADDNTGLRVASFAYYLDSAKDNYKSKSNSKPPLNVTGFSSSRDSQDSHTNPRVDSFSYRNTSENFVFKVPGPVQDPTTSFSFCQEIPKDGEISVFGADRYFNMKLEHQAGSPKLDFKNKMMTDIPFLGPNARLRTPSLCSEASSWNSKGALFQSLPRVEAKQKKTLGRRIFARFGCPGPCFHRKDVFINQMVADGAAYYGSKPTRTGSERVDTLAFIPPPPNLVTQDTSAAKKQLQILEESRRSIEVFGSGSAASLKGDVATHMERKLSMLTWDAIPKGAAGQNHRSASSTVIGHSTFCDDMASDASSDLFEIENISGSIYLPQTTDHDQMSSCMSPISHYAPSEASIQWSVVTASAADFSSVLSFNDERCVDVVEDVLAKNIASSTGSSKTRGCEPKTRSGGGGILRCKNYKAVEVAEDACLQILFAIHRECYSRYSSTDEAVFINDK
- the LOC140867124 gene encoding protein PHYTOCHROME KINASE SUBSTRATE 3-like isoform X1; this translates as METADDNTGLRVASFAYYLDSAKDNYKSKSNSKPPLNVTGFSSSRDSQDSHTNPRVDSFSYRNTSENFVFKVPGPVQDPTTSFSFCQEIPKDGEISVFGADRYFNMKLEHQAGSPKLDFKNKMMTDIPFLGPNARLRTPSLCSEASSWNSKGALFQSLPRVEAKQKKTLGRRIFARFGCPGPCFHRKDVFINQMVADGAAYYGSKPTRTGSERVDTLAFIPPPPNLVTQDTSAAKKQLQILEESRRSIEVFGSGSAASLKGDVATHMERKLSMLTWDAIPKGAAGQNHRSASSTVIGHSTFCDDMASDASSDLFEIENISGSIYLPQTTDHDQMSSCMSPISHYAPSEASIQWSVVTASAADFSSVLSFNDERCVDVVEDVLAKNIASSTGSSKTRGCEPKTRSGGGGILRCKNYKAVEVAEDACLQVPINQDFHSGRRERFYKELHILFAIHRECYSRYSSTDEAVFINDK